The Carassius carassius chromosome 2, fCarCar2.1, whole genome shotgun sequence genome has a segment encoding these proteins:
- the LOC132101027 gene encoding H(+)/Cl(-) exchange transporter 3-like isoform X2, with protein sequence MEEQDSADPYLPYDGGGDAIPLHELRGSNYAMSNGGGGAGASSSTHLLDLLEEPIPGVGTYDDFHTIDWVREKCKDRERHRKINSKKKESAWEFSKSLYDAWSGWLVVTLTGLASGALAGVIDIAADWLNDLKEGVCLSAMWFNHEQCCWDSNETTFAERDKCPQWKTWAELILGQAEGPGSYIMNYFMFTFWALSFAFLAVSLVKVFAPYACGSGIPEIKTILSGFIIRGYLGKWTLMIKTITLVLAVASGLSLGKEGPLVHVACCCGNIFSYLFPKYSKNEAKKREVLSAASAAGVSVAFGAPIGGVLFSLEEVSYYFPLKTLWRSFFAALVAAFVLRSINPFGNSRLVLFYVEYHTPWYLFELFPFILLGVFGGLWGAFFIRANIAWCRRRKSTRFGKYPVLEVITVAAITAIVAFPNPYTRQNTSELIKELFTDCGPLESSQLCQYRSQMNGSQAFPAGSDAAAAPGVYTAMWQLSLALIFKIIMTIFTFGLKVPSGLFIPSMAIGAIAGRIVGIAVEQLAYYHHDWFLFREWCEVGADCITPGLYAMVGAAACLGGVTRMTVSLVVIVFELTGGLEYIVPLMAAVMTSKWVGDAFGREGIYEAHIRLNGYPFLDAKEEFTHTTLARDVMRPRRNDLPLSVLTQDDMTLAELQNIISQTSYNGFPVIVSKESERLVGFALRRDITIAIENARRKQEGIVLNSRVYFTQHAPTLPADSPRPLKLRSILDMSPFTVTDHTPMEIVVDIFRKLGLRQCLVTHNGILLGIITKKNILEHLEELKQHVEPLAPPWYYYKKRYPPSYGPDGKPRPRVHNVQLASSPSHYEEDEREEEVRLLDDSSL encoded by the exons ggtcTAACTACGCCATGTCTAACGGAGGGGGCGGAGCTGGGGCCAGTAGCTCCACCCACCTGCTGGACCTGCTGGAGGAGCCCATTCCAGGTGTGGGAACCTACGACGACTTCCACACCATCGACTGGGTCCGAGAGAAGTGCAAGGACCGAGAGCGACACCGCAAG ATAAACAGTAAAAAGAAGGAATCAGCCTGGGAGTTCAGCAAGAGTCTGTATGACGCCTGGTCTGGGTGGCTCGTGGTCACGCTAACAGGACTAGCatcag GAGCGTTAGCCGGAGTGATTGACATCGCGGCCGACTGGCTGAACGATCTGAAGGAGGGCGTGTGTCTCAGTGCCATGTGGTTTAATCATGAGCAGTGCTGCTGGGACTCCAACGAGACCACCTTCGCCGAGAGAGACAAGTGTCCTCAGTGGAAGACATGGGCCGAGCTCATTCTGGGTCAGGCCGAG ggtccaGGCTCATATATAATGAACTACTTCATGTTCACGTTCTGGGCGCTGTCCTTCGCCTTCCTGGCCGTGTCTCTGGTGAAGGTGTTTGCGCCGTACGCCTGCGGCTCTGGGATACCTGAG ATCAAAACCATCCTGAGCGGCTTCATCATCCGAGGGTATCTGGGCAAGTGGACGCTGATGATAAAGACCATCACTCTGGTTCTGGCCGTGGCGTCGGGCCTCAGTTTGGGGAAGGAAGGTCCGCTGGTCCACGTGGCCTGCTGCTGTGGAAACATCTTTTCCTACCTCTTCCCCAAATACAGCAAAAACGAGGCCAAGAAACGAGAG GTTTTGTCGGCGGCGTCGGCTGCTGGTGTGTCTGTGGCGTTTGGGGCTCCTATCGGAGGCGTTCTGTTCAGTCTGGAGGAG GTGAGTTATTACTTCCCTCTGAAGACCCTGTGGCGCTCGTTCTTCGCGGCTCTGGTGGCGGCGTTCGTGCTGCGCTCCATCAACCCGTTCGGAAACAGTCGTCTGGTGCTGTTTTACGTGGAGTACCACACGCCCTGGTACCTGTTCGAGCTCTTCCCCTTCATCCTGCTGGGGGTGTTCGGAGGCCTGTGGGGGGCCTTCTTCATCCGGGCCAACATCGCCTGGTGCCGCCGCCGCAAGTCCACGCGATTCG GTAAGTATCCGGTGTTGGAGGTGATCACGGTCGCTGCCATCACGGCCATCGTGGCGTTCCCGAACCCGTACACGCGGCAGAACACCAGCGAGCTGATCAAAGAGCTGTTCACGGATTGCGGCCCGCTGGAGTCGTCTCAGCTCTGTCAGTACCGCAGTCAGATGAATGGCAGTCAGGCGTTTCCCGCGGGATCGGACGCCGCCGCCGCCCCCGGCGTCTACACGGCTATGTGGCAGCTCAGCCTGGCGCTCATCTTCAAAATCATCATGACCATTTTCACCTTCGGACTCAAG GTGCCGTCGGGTCTGTTCATCCCCAGTATGGCCATCGGGGCGATCGCGGGGCGTATCGTGGGCATCGCTGTGGAGCAGCTGGCGTATTATCACCACGACTGGTTCCTGTTCAGAGAGTGGTGTGAGGTGGGTGCCGACTGCATCACGCCGGGACTCTACGCCATGGTGGGCGCCGCCGCCTGTCTGG GCGGCGTGACGCGGATGACCGTGTCTCTGGTGGTCATCGTGTTCGAGCTGACCGGTGGGCTGGAGTACATCGTTCCTCTCATGGCGGCGGTGATGACCAGCAAATGGGTCGGCGATGCTTTCGGGAGGGAGGGGATCTACGAAGCACACATCCGTCTGAACGGTTACCCCTTCCTGGACGCGAAGGAAGAGTTCACGCACACCACGCTGGCTCGGGATGTGATGCGTCCGCGGCGTAATGATTTGCCGCTCTCCGTGCTGACGCAGGACGACATGACGCTCGCCGAGCTGCAGAACATCATCTCACAAACCAGCTACAACGGCTTCCCCGTCATCGTCTCCAAAGAGTCGGAGAGACTGGTGGGATTCGCCCTGCGCAGGGATATCACCATCGCTATAG AAAACGCCCGGCGTAAGCAGGAGGGAATAGTGCTGAACTCACGGGTCTACTTTACCCAGCATGCCCCGACCCTcccagccgacagccctcggccGCTGAAGCTGCGCAGCATCCTGGACATGAGCCCCTTCACCGTGACTGACCACACGCCCATGGAGATCGTGGTGGACATCTTCCGCAAGCTCGGCCTGCGCCAGTGCCTCGTGACACACAACGG GATTTTATTGGGCATCATCACAAAGAAGAATATTTTAGAACATCTGGAAGAGCTCAAGCAGCACGTGGAGCCCTTG GCGCCTCCTTggtattattacaaaaaaagatATCCTCCGTCATATGGCCCAGATGGCAAACCAAGACCCCGAGTCCATAATGTTCAATTAGCATCCTCCCCTTCCCACTATGAGGAAGATGAGAGAGAAGAGGAGGTCCGTTTACTGGACGATTCATCCCTCTGA
- the LOC132101027 gene encoding H(+)/Cl(-) exchange transporter 3-like isoform X5, producing MEEQDSADPYLPYDGGGDAIPLHELRGSNYAMSNGGGGAGASSSTHLLDLLEEPIPGVGTYDDFHTIDWVREKCKDRERHRKINSKKKESAWEFSKSLYDAWSGWLVVTLTGLASGALAGVIDIAADWLNDLKEGVCLSAMWFNHEQCCWDSNETTFAERDKCPQWKTWAELILGQAEGPGSYIMNYFMFTFWALSFAFLAVSLVKVFAPYACGSGIPEIKTILSGFIIRGYLGKWTLMIKTITLVLAVASGLSLGKEGPLVHVACCCGNIFSYLFPKYSKNEAKKREVLSAASAAGVSVAFGAPIGGVLFSLEEVSYYFPLKTLWRSFFAALVAAFVLRSINPFGNSRLVLFYVEYHTPWYLFELFPFILLGVFGGLWGAFFIRANIAWCRRRKSTRFGKYPVLEVITVAAITAIVAFPNPYTRQNTSELIKELFTDCGPLESSQLCQYRSQMNGSQAFPAGSDAAAAPGVYTAMWQLSLALIFKIIMTIFTFGLKVPSGLFIPSMAIGAIAGRIVGIAVEQLAYYHHDWFLFREWCEVGADCITPGLYAMVGAAACLGGVTRMTVSLVVIVFELTGGLEYIVPLMAAVMTSKWVGDAFGREGIYEAHIRLNGYPFLDAKEEFTHTTLARDVMRPRRNDLPLSVLTQDDMTLAELQNIISQTSYNGFPVIVSKESERLVGFALRRDITIAIENARRKQEGIVLNSRVYFTQHAPTLPADSPRPLKLRSILDMSPFTVTDHTPMEIVVDIFRKLGLRQCLVTHNGRLLGIITKKDILRHMAQMANQDPESIMFN from the exons ggtcTAACTACGCCATGTCTAACGGAGGGGGCGGAGCTGGGGCCAGTAGCTCCACCCACCTGCTGGACCTGCTGGAGGAGCCCATTCCAGGTGTGGGAACCTACGACGACTTCCACACCATCGACTGGGTCCGAGAGAAGTGCAAGGACCGAGAGCGACACCGCAAG ATAAACAGTAAAAAGAAGGAATCAGCCTGGGAGTTCAGCAAGAGTCTGTATGACGCCTGGTCTGGGTGGCTCGTGGTCACGCTAACAGGACTAGCatcag GAGCGTTAGCCGGAGTGATTGACATCGCGGCCGACTGGCTGAACGATCTGAAGGAGGGCGTGTGTCTCAGTGCCATGTGGTTTAATCATGAGCAGTGCTGCTGGGACTCCAACGAGACCACCTTCGCCGAGAGAGACAAGTGTCCTCAGTGGAAGACATGGGCCGAGCTCATTCTGGGTCAGGCCGAG ggtccaGGCTCATATATAATGAACTACTTCATGTTCACGTTCTGGGCGCTGTCCTTCGCCTTCCTGGCCGTGTCTCTGGTGAAGGTGTTTGCGCCGTACGCCTGCGGCTCTGGGATACCTGAG ATCAAAACCATCCTGAGCGGCTTCATCATCCGAGGGTATCTGGGCAAGTGGACGCTGATGATAAAGACCATCACTCTGGTTCTGGCCGTGGCGTCGGGCCTCAGTTTGGGGAAGGAAGGTCCGCTGGTCCACGTGGCCTGCTGCTGTGGAAACATCTTTTCCTACCTCTTCCCCAAATACAGCAAAAACGAGGCCAAGAAACGAGAG GTTTTGTCGGCGGCGTCGGCTGCTGGTGTGTCTGTGGCGTTTGGGGCTCCTATCGGAGGCGTTCTGTTCAGTCTGGAGGAG GTGAGTTATTACTTCCCTCTGAAGACCCTGTGGCGCTCGTTCTTCGCGGCTCTGGTGGCGGCGTTCGTGCTGCGCTCCATCAACCCGTTCGGAAACAGTCGTCTGGTGCTGTTTTACGTGGAGTACCACACGCCCTGGTACCTGTTCGAGCTCTTCCCCTTCATCCTGCTGGGGGTGTTCGGAGGCCTGTGGGGGGCCTTCTTCATCCGGGCCAACATCGCCTGGTGCCGCCGCCGCAAGTCCACGCGATTCG GTAAGTATCCGGTGTTGGAGGTGATCACGGTCGCTGCCATCACGGCCATCGTGGCGTTCCCGAACCCGTACACGCGGCAGAACACCAGCGAGCTGATCAAAGAGCTGTTCACGGATTGCGGCCCGCTGGAGTCGTCTCAGCTCTGTCAGTACCGCAGTCAGATGAATGGCAGTCAGGCGTTTCCCGCGGGATCGGACGCCGCCGCCGCCCCCGGCGTCTACACGGCTATGTGGCAGCTCAGCCTGGCGCTCATCTTCAAAATCATCATGACCATTTTCACCTTCGGACTCAAG GTGCCGTCGGGTCTGTTCATCCCCAGTATGGCCATCGGGGCGATCGCGGGGCGTATCGTGGGCATCGCTGTGGAGCAGCTGGCGTATTATCACCACGACTGGTTCCTGTTCAGAGAGTGGTGTGAGGTGGGTGCCGACTGCATCACGCCGGGACTCTACGCCATGGTGGGCGCCGCCGCCTGTCTGG GCGGCGTGACGCGGATGACCGTGTCTCTGGTGGTCATCGTGTTCGAGCTGACCGGTGGGCTGGAGTACATCGTTCCTCTCATGGCGGCGGTGATGACCAGCAAATGGGTCGGCGATGCTTTCGGGAGGGAGGGGATCTACGAAGCACACATCCGTCTGAACGGTTACCCCTTCCTGGACGCGAAGGAAGAGTTCACGCACACCACGCTGGCTCGGGATGTGATGCGTCCGCGGCGTAATGATTTGCCGCTCTCCGTGCTGACGCAGGACGACATGACGCTCGCCGAGCTGCAGAACATCATCTCACAAACCAGCTACAACGGCTTCCCCGTCATCGTCTCCAAAGAGTCGGAGAGACTGGTGGGATTCGCCCTGCGCAGGGATATCACCATCGCTATAG AAAACGCCCGGCGTAAGCAGGAGGGAATAGTGCTGAACTCACGGGTCTACTTTACCCAGCATGCCCCGACCCTcccagccgacagccctcggccGCTGAAGCTGCGCAGCATCCTGGACATGAGCCCCTTCACCGTGACTGACCACACGCCCATGGAGATCGTGGTGGACATCTTCCGCAAGCTCGGCCTGCGCCAGTGCCTCGTGACACACAACGG GCGCCTCCTTggtattattacaaaaaaagatATCCTCCGTCATATGGCCCAGATGGCAAACCAAGACCCCGAGTCCATAATGTTCAATTAG
- the LOC132101027 gene encoding H(+)/Cl(-) exchange transporter 3-like isoform X1: MESEQLFSRGLGRNSYNSITSASSDEELLDGAGLIMDFHTTEDDSLLDGDTSPGSNYAMSNGGGGAGASSSTHLLDLLEEPIPGVGTYDDFHTIDWVREKCKDRERHRKINSKKKESAWEFSKSLYDAWSGWLVVTLTGLASGALAGVIDIAADWLNDLKEGVCLSAMWFNHEQCCWDSNETTFAERDKCPQWKTWAELILGQAEGPGSYIMNYFMFTFWALSFAFLAVSLVKVFAPYACGSGIPEIKTILSGFIIRGYLGKWTLMIKTITLVLAVASGLSLGKEGPLVHVACCCGNIFSYLFPKYSKNEAKKREVLSAASAAGVSVAFGAPIGGVLFSLEEVSYYFPLKTLWRSFFAALVAAFVLRSINPFGNSRLVLFYVEYHTPWYLFELFPFILLGVFGGLWGAFFIRANIAWCRRRKSTRFGKYPVLEVITVAAITAIVAFPNPYTRQNTSELIKELFTDCGPLESSQLCQYRSQMNGSQAFPAGSDAAAAPGVYTAMWQLSLALIFKIIMTIFTFGLKVPSGLFIPSMAIGAIAGRIVGIAVEQLAYYHHDWFLFREWCEVGADCITPGLYAMVGAAACLGGVTRMTVSLVVIVFELTGGLEYIVPLMAAVMTSKWVGDAFGREGIYEAHIRLNGYPFLDAKEEFTHTTLARDVMRPRRNDLPLSVLTQDDMTLAELQNIISQTSYNGFPVIVSKESERLVGFALRRDITIAIENARRKQEGIVLNSRVYFTQHAPTLPADSPRPLKLRSILDMSPFTVTDHTPMEIVVDIFRKLGLRQCLVTHNGILLGIITKKNILEHLEELKQHVEPLAPPWYYYKKRYPPSYGPDGKPRPRVHNVQLASSPSHYEEDEREEEVRLLDDSSL; this comes from the exons ggtcTAACTACGCCATGTCTAACGGAGGGGGCGGAGCTGGGGCCAGTAGCTCCACCCACCTGCTGGACCTGCTGGAGGAGCCCATTCCAGGTGTGGGAACCTACGACGACTTCCACACCATCGACTGGGTCCGAGAGAAGTGCAAGGACCGAGAGCGACACCGCAAG ATAAACAGTAAAAAGAAGGAATCAGCCTGGGAGTTCAGCAAGAGTCTGTATGACGCCTGGTCTGGGTGGCTCGTGGTCACGCTAACAGGACTAGCatcag GAGCGTTAGCCGGAGTGATTGACATCGCGGCCGACTGGCTGAACGATCTGAAGGAGGGCGTGTGTCTCAGTGCCATGTGGTTTAATCATGAGCAGTGCTGCTGGGACTCCAACGAGACCACCTTCGCCGAGAGAGACAAGTGTCCTCAGTGGAAGACATGGGCCGAGCTCATTCTGGGTCAGGCCGAG ggtccaGGCTCATATATAATGAACTACTTCATGTTCACGTTCTGGGCGCTGTCCTTCGCCTTCCTGGCCGTGTCTCTGGTGAAGGTGTTTGCGCCGTACGCCTGCGGCTCTGGGATACCTGAG ATCAAAACCATCCTGAGCGGCTTCATCATCCGAGGGTATCTGGGCAAGTGGACGCTGATGATAAAGACCATCACTCTGGTTCTGGCCGTGGCGTCGGGCCTCAGTTTGGGGAAGGAAGGTCCGCTGGTCCACGTGGCCTGCTGCTGTGGAAACATCTTTTCCTACCTCTTCCCCAAATACAGCAAAAACGAGGCCAAGAAACGAGAG GTTTTGTCGGCGGCGTCGGCTGCTGGTGTGTCTGTGGCGTTTGGGGCTCCTATCGGAGGCGTTCTGTTCAGTCTGGAGGAG GTGAGTTATTACTTCCCTCTGAAGACCCTGTGGCGCTCGTTCTTCGCGGCTCTGGTGGCGGCGTTCGTGCTGCGCTCCATCAACCCGTTCGGAAACAGTCGTCTGGTGCTGTTTTACGTGGAGTACCACACGCCCTGGTACCTGTTCGAGCTCTTCCCCTTCATCCTGCTGGGGGTGTTCGGAGGCCTGTGGGGGGCCTTCTTCATCCGGGCCAACATCGCCTGGTGCCGCCGCCGCAAGTCCACGCGATTCG GTAAGTATCCGGTGTTGGAGGTGATCACGGTCGCTGCCATCACGGCCATCGTGGCGTTCCCGAACCCGTACACGCGGCAGAACACCAGCGAGCTGATCAAAGAGCTGTTCACGGATTGCGGCCCGCTGGAGTCGTCTCAGCTCTGTCAGTACCGCAGTCAGATGAATGGCAGTCAGGCGTTTCCCGCGGGATCGGACGCCGCCGCCGCCCCCGGCGTCTACACGGCTATGTGGCAGCTCAGCCTGGCGCTCATCTTCAAAATCATCATGACCATTTTCACCTTCGGACTCAAG GTGCCGTCGGGTCTGTTCATCCCCAGTATGGCCATCGGGGCGATCGCGGGGCGTATCGTGGGCATCGCTGTGGAGCAGCTGGCGTATTATCACCACGACTGGTTCCTGTTCAGAGAGTGGTGTGAGGTGGGTGCCGACTGCATCACGCCGGGACTCTACGCCATGGTGGGCGCCGCCGCCTGTCTGG GCGGCGTGACGCGGATGACCGTGTCTCTGGTGGTCATCGTGTTCGAGCTGACCGGTGGGCTGGAGTACATCGTTCCTCTCATGGCGGCGGTGATGACCAGCAAATGGGTCGGCGATGCTTTCGGGAGGGAGGGGATCTACGAAGCACACATCCGTCTGAACGGTTACCCCTTCCTGGACGCGAAGGAAGAGTTCACGCACACCACGCTGGCTCGGGATGTGATGCGTCCGCGGCGTAATGATTTGCCGCTCTCCGTGCTGACGCAGGACGACATGACGCTCGCCGAGCTGCAGAACATCATCTCACAAACCAGCTACAACGGCTTCCCCGTCATCGTCTCCAAAGAGTCGGAGAGACTGGTGGGATTCGCCCTGCGCAGGGATATCACCATCGCTATAG AAAACGCCCGGCGTAAGCAGGAGGGAATAGTGCTGAACTCACGGGTCTACTTTACCCAGCATGCCCCGACCCTcccagccgacagccctcggccGCTGAAGCTGCGCAGCATCCTGGACATGAGCCCCTTCACCGTGACTGACCACACGCCCATGGAGATCGTGGTGGACATCTTCCGCAAGCTCGGCCTGCGCCAGTGCCTCGTGACACACAACGG GATTTTATTGGGCATCATCACAAAGAAGAATATTTTAGAACATCTGGAAGAGCTCAAGCAGCACGTGGAGCCCTTG GCGCCTCCTTggtattattacaaaaaaagatATCCTCCGTCATATGGCCCAGATGGCAAACCAAGACCCCGAGTCCATAATGTTCAATTAGCATCCTCCCCTTCCCACTATGAGGAAGATGAGAGAGAAGAGGAGGTCCGTTTACTGGACGATTCATCCCTCTGA
- the LOC132101027 gene encoding H(+)/Cl(-) exchange transporter 3-like isoform X3 yields MESEQLFSRGLGRNSYNSITSASSDEELLDGAGLIMDFHTTEDDSLLDGDTSPGSNYAMSNGGGGAGASSSTHLLDLLEEPIPGVGTYDDFHTIDWVREKCKDRERHRKINSKKKESAWEFSKSLYDAWSGWLVVTLTGLASGALAGVIDIAADWLNDLKEGVCLSAMWFNHEQCCWDSNETTFAERDKCPQWKTWAELILGQAEGPGSYIMNYFMFTFWALSFAFLAVSLVKVFAPYACGSGIPEIKTILSGFIIRGYLGKWTLMIKTITLVLAVASGLSLGKEGPLVHVACCCGNIFSYLFPKYSKNEAKKREVLSAASAAGVSVAFGAPIGGVLFSLEEVSYYFPLKTLWRSFFAALVAAFVLRSINPFGNSRLVLFYVEYHTPWYLFELFPFILLGVFGGLWGAFFIRANIAWCRRRKSTRFGKYPVLEVITVAAITAIVAFPNPYTRQNTSELIKELFTDCGPLESSQLCQYRSQMNGSQAFPAGSDAAAAPGVYTAMWQLSLALIFKIIMTIFTFGLKVPSGLFIPSMAIGAIAGRIVGIAVEQLAYYHHDWFLFREWCEVGADCITPGLYAMVGAAACLGGVTRMTVSLVVIVFELTGGLEYIVPLMAAVMTSKWVGDAFGREGIYEAHIRLNGYPFLDAKEEFTHTTLARDVMRPRRNDLPLSVLTQDDMTLAELQNIISQTSYNGFPVIVSKESERLVGFALRRDITIAIENARRKQEGIVLNSRVYFTQHAPTLPADSPRPLKLRSILDMSPFTVTDHTPMEIVVDIFRKLGLRQCLVTHNGRLLGIITKKDILRHMAQMANQDPESIMFN; encoded by the exons ggtcTAACTACGCCATGTCTAACGGAGGGGGCGGAGCTGGGGCCAGTAGCTCCACCCACCTGCTGGACCTGCTGGAGGAGCCCATTCCAGGTGTGGGAACCTACGACGACTTCCACACCATCGACTGGGTCCGAGAGAAGTGCAAGGACCGAGAGCGACACCGCAAG ATAAACAGTAAAAAGAAGGAATCAGCCTGGGAGTTCAGCAAGAGTCTGTATGACGCCTGGTCTGGGTGGCTCGTGGTCACGCTAACAGGACTAGCatcag GAGCGTTAGCCGGAGTGATTGACATCGCGGCCGACTGGCTGAACGATCTGAAGGAGGGCGTGTGTCTCAGTGCCATGTGGTTTAATCATGAGCAGTGCTGCTGGGACTCCAACGAGACCACCTTCGCCGAGAGAGACAAGTGTCCTCAGTGGAAGACATGGGCCGAGCTCATTCTGGGTCAGGCCGAG ggtccaGGCTCATATATAATGAACTACTTCATGTTCACGTTCTGGGCGCTGTCCTTCGCCTTCCTGGCCGTGTCTCTGGTGAAGGTGTTTGCGCCGTACGCCTGCGGCTCTGGGATACCTGAG ATCAAAACCATCCTGAGCGGCTTCATCATCCGAGGGTATCTGGGCAAGTGGACGCTGATGATAAAGACCATCACTCTGGTTCTGGCCGTGGCGTCGGGCCTCAGTTTGGGGAAGGAAGGTCCGCTGGTCCACGTGGCCTGCTGCTGTGGAAACATCTTTTCCTACCTCTTCCCCAAATACAGCAAAAACGAGGCCAAGAAACGAGAG GTTTTGTCGGCGGCGTCGGCTGCTGGTGTGTCTGTGGCGTTTGGGGCTCCTATCGGAGGCGTTCTGTTCAGTCTGGAGGAG GTGAGTTATTACTTCCCTCTGAAGACCCTGTGGCGCTCGTTCTTCGCGGCTCTGGTGGCGGCGTTCGTGCTGCGCTCCATCAACCCGTTCGGAAACAGTCGTCTGGTGCTGTTTTACGTGGAGTACCACACGCCCTGGTACCTGTTCGAGCTCTTCCCCTTCATCCTGCTGGGGGTGTTCGGAGGCCTGTGGGGGGCCTTCTTCATCCGGGCCAACATCGCCTGGTGCCGCCGCCGCAAGTCCACGCGATTCG GTAAGTATCCGGTGTTGGAGGTGATCACGGTCGCTGCCATCACGGCCATCGTGGCGTTCCCGAACCCGTACACGCGGCAGAACACCAGCGAGCTGATCAAAGAGCTGTTCACGGATTGCGGCCCGCTGGAGTCGTCTCAGCTCTGTCAGTACCGCAGTCAGATGAATGGCAGTCAGGCGTTTCCCGCGGGATCGGACGCCGCCGCCGCCCCCGGCGTCTACACGGCTATGTGGCAGCTCAGCCTGGCGCTCATCTTCAAAATCATCATGACCATTTTCACCTTCGGACTCAAG GTGCCGTCGGGTCTGTTCATCCCCAGTATGGCCATCGGGGCGATCGCGGGGCGTATCGTGGGCATCGCTGTGGAGCAGCTGGCGTATTATCACCACGACTGGTTCCTGTTCAGAGAGTGGTGTGAGGTGGGTGCCGACTGCATCACGCCGGGACTCTACGCCATGGTGGGCGCCGCCGCCTGTCTGG GCGGCGTGACGCGGATGACCGTGTCTCTGGTGGTCATCGTGTTCGAGCTGACCGGTGGGCTGGAGTACATCGTTCCTCTCATGGCGGCGGTGATGACCAGCAAATGGGTCGGCGATGCTTTCGGGAGGGAGGGGATCTACGAAGCACACATCCGTCTGAACGGTTACCCCTTCCTGGACGCGAAGGAAGAGTTCACGCACACCACGCTGGCTCGGGATGTGATGCGTCCGCGGCGTAATGATTTGCCGCTCTCCGTGCTGACGCAGGACGACATGACGCTCGCCGAGCTGCAGAACATCATCTCACAAACCAGCTACAACGGCTTCCCCGTCATCGTCTCCAAAGAGTCGGAGAGACTGGTGGGATTCGCCCTGCGCAGGGATATCACCATCGCTATAG AAAACGCCCGGCGTAAGCAGGAGGGAATAGTGCTGAACTCACGGGTCTACTTTACCCAGCATGCCCCGACCCTcccagccgacagccctcggccGCTGAAGCTGCGCAGCATCCTGGACATGAGCCCCTTCACCGTGACTGACCACACGCCCATGGAGATCGTGGTGGACATCTTCCGCAAGCTCGGCCTGCGCCAGTGCCTCGTGACACACAACGG GCGCCTCCTTggtattattacaaaaaaagatATCCTCCGTCATATGGCCCAGATGGCAAACCAAGACCCCGAGTCCATAATGTTCAATTAG